From a region of the Agromyces ramosus genome:
- a CDS encoding rhamnogalacturonan lyase family protein, producing MFGFSAPAVAAGPQSDLRPVEHLTRGLVAAQTADGVFLSWRFLGDEPDGLSWNVYRKDGGADFAKIATIAPRDVQPESNYETNPGIVKEDVTPSNYTDPDGALTSVYEVAPVVDGVEGERQGMSVAMLSSLAGQAGQANRGAVHYIPMKPAPAPVPLAHFTYRGNRFGPGTNLSAANMVVPNTGGQNWYVVDMDLLKAFRVAYEDQATVTQEQLDGWVAELNEHNTTPNALGVATYASDRPLTNSLVNGKITDALYSELEAEFITYVENLDAGTSLPYAKTAAGAIHTSQSSAYSTHDMTVGDFDGDGEYEIVVKWRSTQQDPMYSEPIFGGGNTTTAPEYIDAYKQDGTLLFRIDMGYNVRAANDHETTLFAEDFDGDGKSELMLKTALGTRIGNWDEASQSVVYPESGVVGGEDGLQTTTDKFKEYFATGNEQALDTYWSLLNSFSISYRSPTAGGGNDGPNDPALKRWIKTYHVGPIGPAKDDQEFFSAFEWDAEAGKGVLVDSEKYPFPYEASVDGENWAMTPATQRGNYSYLAFPGPGAGTSANDYKAQIMAQSEAYWLEHPWKAASYGDAQGNRPNRYVGVVAALDGVNKYAVSQRGYYHRTTLAAFNIVDGQVNLQANFDSADPQYWSLGGTAYDYQNRGNHFTTSADLDGDGWDEVVLKAMVLGLSADRTKILPKVLNGDIMPTIEGLNSVPPVPGVFQFATDEVRNNPLNVWAPLRHGDRSALLPVDKDDSIREWSGMEEHLLDDLHTGVHHGWIPGPAGYDPMKGKRLDEEGEVITENSLIYGVYAASDDEGSVAGNFSNRWPGAQGGSAGATMEVRSMVTGEILTTTASPRGIAQGQNAIWFGGGLTHMGVNGATINTIDDLTFAPSSYLATGLTSTGNKSTPTLKADLFGDWREELVLRASGNRLGIVTTLAPTEYGIRTLMHDPMYRNGVANKNTGYDQVGFASFYLGDEAELPAMRTDISVPDRTAPTVTVKPDSKGDDGVYTKVSFKAFDAGKIDRFTLNGVEQDLADRTHANLNGIKPGTYGGQLGSNELKVYDVAGNVTTVTFTLVE from the coding sequence TTGTTCGGCTTCAGCGCCCCGGCCGTGGCCGCCGGCCCCCAGTCCGACCTGCGCCCGGTGGAGCACCTGACCCGCGGCCTGGTCGCGGCCCAGACCGCCGACGGCGTCTTCCTGAGCTGGCGATTCCTCGGTGACGAGCCCGACGGCCTGTCGTGGAACGTCTACCGCAAGGACGGTGGTGCCGACTTCGCGAAGATCGCGACCATCGCGCCGCGGGACGTGCAGCCGGAGAGCAACTACGAGACGAACCCCGGCATCGTGAAGGAAGACGTCACCCCGTCGAACTACACCGACCCCGACGGCGCTCTCACCTCCGTCTACGAGGTCGCCCCGGTCGTCGACGGCGTCGAGGGGGAGCGGCAGGGCATGAGCGTGGCCATGCTGTCGAGCCTGGCCGGCCAGGCCGGGCAGGCCAACAGGGGCGCCGTGCACTACATCCCGATGAAGCCGGCGCCGGCACCCGTGCCGCTCGCGCACTTCACCTATCGCGGTAACCGGTTCGGCCCCGGCACGAACCTGAGCGCGGCCAACATGGTCGTGCCGAACACGGGCGGCCAGAACTGGTACGTCGTCGACATGGACCTGCTGAAGGCGTTCCGTGTGGCGTACGAGGATCAGGCGACCGTCACTCAGGAGCAGCTCGACGGCTGGGTCGCCGAGCTCAACGAGCACAACACGACCCCCAATGCCCTCGGCGTCGCCACATATGCCTCCGATCGACCGTTGACGAACTCGCTCGTCAACGGCAAGATCACCGATGCGCTGTACAGCGAGCTCGAAGCCGAGTTCATCACGTACGTCGAGAACCTCGACGCGGGCACCTCGCTGCCCTACGCGAAGACGGCTGCGGGCGCCATCCACACCTCGCAGAGCAGCGCCTACTCGACGCACGACATGACGGTGGGCGACTTCGACGGAGACGGCGAGTACGAGATCGTCGTCAAGTGGCGCAGCACCCAGCAGGACCCCATGTACTCCGAGCCGATCTTCGGCGGCGGCAACACCACGACCGCCCCCGAGTACATCGACGCGTACAAGCAGGACGGCACGCTGCTGTTCCGCATCGACATGGGCTACAACGTGCGGGCTGCCAACGACCACGAGACCACCCTGTTCGCCGAGGACTTCGACGGTGACGGCAAGTCGGAGCTGATGCTCAAGACGGCACTCGGCACCCGCATCGGCAACTGGGACGAAGCGTCGCAGTCGGTCGTGTATCCGGAATCGGGCGTCGTGGGCGGTGAAGACGGACTCCAGACCACCACCGACAAGTTCAAGGAGTACTTCGCCACCGGCAACGAGCAGGCGCTGGACACCTACTGGTCGCTCCTGAACAGCTTCAGCATCTCGTACCGCAGCCCCACCGCCGGAGGCGGCAACGACGGACCGAACGATCCGGCCCTCAAGCGCTGGATCAAGACGTACCACGTCGGGCCCATCGGCCCGGCCAAGGACGACCAGGAGTTCTTCTCGGCCTTCGAATGGGACGCAGAGGCAGGGAAGGGCGTGCTCGTGGACAGCGAGAAGTATCCGTTCCCCTACGAAGCGAGCGTCGACGGCGAGAACTGGGCCATGACGCCCGCCACCCAGCGCGGCAACTACTCCTACCTGGCCTTCCCGGGTCCCGGTGCCGGCACCTCGGCGAACGACTACAAGGCGCAGATCATGGCGCAGTCCGAGGCCTACTGGCTCGAGCACCCCTGGAAGGCGGCCTCGTACGGCGACGCGCAGGGCAACCGCCCCAACCGGTACGTCGGTGTCGTGGCAGCGCTTGACGGGGTCAACAAGTACGCGGTCTCCCAGCGGGGCTACTACCACCGGACGACCCTCGCCGCCTTCAACATCGTCGACGGTCAGGTCAACCTCCAGGCGAACTTCGACTCGGCCGACCCGCAGTACTGGTCGTTGGGCGGCACCGCCTACGACTACCAGAACCGCGGCAACCACTTCACCACCTCCGCCGACCTCGACGGTGATGGCTGGGACGAGGTCGTGTTGAAGGCGATGGTCCTCGGCCTGAGCGCCGACAGGACCAAGATCCTGCCGAAGGTGCTGAACGGCGACATCATGCCCACGATCGAGGGGCTGAACAGCGTCCCTCCGGTGCCCGGCGTCTTCCAGTTCGCGACCGACGAGGTCCGGAACAACCCGCTGAACGTGTGGGCGCCGCTCCGCCACGGCGACCGCAGCGCACTGCTGCCGGTCGACAAGGACGACAGCATCAGGGAGTGGTCCGGCATGGAGGAGCACCTGCTCGACGACTTGCACACGGGCGTGCACCACGGCTGGATCCCCGGTCCGGCGGGCTACGACCCGATGAAGGGCAAGCGTCTCGACGAGGAGGGTGAGGTCATCACCGAGAACTCGCTCATCTACGGCGTGTACGCCGCGAGCGACGACGAGGGCAGCGTGGCCGGCAACTTCTCCAACCGCTGGCCGGGCGCGCAGGGCGGATCGGCAGGAGCGACGATGGAGGTGAGGAGCATGGTCACCGGCGAGATCCTGACGACCACCGCCTCGCCCCGCGGCATCGCGCAGGGCCAGAACGCCATCTGGTTCGGGGGCGGCCTGACGCACATGGGCGTCAACGGGGCCACGATCAACACGATCGACGACCTGACCTTCGCGCCCTCCTCGTACCTCGCGACCGGCCTCACGTCGACCGGCAACAAGAGCACCCCCACGCTCAAGGCCGACCTGTTCGGCGACTGGCGCGAGGAACTCGTCCTCCGCGCCAGCGGGAACCGGCTGGGCATCGTCACGACGCTGGCGCCCACGGAGTACGGCATCCGCACGCTGATGCACGACCCGATGTACCGCAACGGCGTGGCCAACAAGAACACCGGCTACGACCAGGTGGGCTTCGCCAGCTTCTACCTCGGCGACGAGGCGGAGCTGCCGGCGATGCGGACCGACATCTCCGTGCCAGACAGGACCGCCCCGACGGTCACGGTCAAGCCGGACTCGAAGGGTGACGACGGGGTCTACACGAAGGTGTCCTTCAAGGCGTTCGACGCGGGCAAGATCGACCGGTTCACACTGAACGGTGTGGAGCAGGATCTGGCCGACCGCACGCACGCGAATCTCAACGGGATCAAGCCGGGCACGTACGGCGGCCAACTCGGCAGCAACGAGCTGAAGGTGTACGACGTGGCGGGCAACGTCACGACCGTGACCTTCACGCTCGTGGAGTGA